The DNA sequence TTGCTCCGGAGGAGAGATTTGAACTCCCAACCTAGTGATTAACAGTCACCCGCTCTGCCGTTGAGCTACTCCGGATTATTTTTATCCGTTTTACTTATGTCACCCGCTCTGCCGTTGCCTGTGCGGCGTAGTTCTGCATCGCAGAACGTAGACGTAAGCTACTCCGGATTATGTCAATTGCGCTAATCCCGAGGGTATTCACCATACAAGCCTTAAAACCTGGGCTGGCTACCTGGTCCGCCGAAGCTCCTTAGAGCGTAGGCGACCTCCGGATCGTTCTAAAAGCGCGCAAATGTAAACCCCGACATAGGTGCTGTCAACTGCTTACAAGCTGATTTTTTCAAAATGTGGTTTTAAGACATCCCAGGACTCTTTTAAACCCTGCACCAGGACCTTGGCATGTCCCGTTACCGGCATAAAATTGGTATCCCCTGCCCAGCGTGGGACAATATGAAAATGGATATGCTCAGCGATCCCTGCACCGGCTATGGTACCTTCATTCAAACCCAGATTAAATCCCTCAGCTCTGAATTCTTCACGGAGAATTTTCATACTCTCCTGGGCTAGTTGCATGATTTCTGTTAAGGTGCTGGCAGGTAAGGATTCCATAAGATGTGTGTGCTCATAGGGAGCAATCATGATATGACCATTGTTGTAGGGATATAGATTCATGAGAATACAACAGGTCTTGCCGCGATAAAGCAATAGATTTTCCCGGTCATTGGCTACGGCAGGCTTATCACAAAATATGCAGCCCTCCTGTTTGATGGCCCTGATATATTCCATACGCCAGGGTGCCCACAGTTTTGGTATATTTTCAGAATCAGACATTTTTTTTGCTTAGCGTTAGGCGTTAGAAGTTAGGGGCTAATTTCCATTTTCCGCCTAACTCCTAACACCAAACTTCTAACTTTTATTCCTCTGCTTTCGCAGCCTCCAGGGCGGCGATCAACTTGGTTTCTTCTTCCTTGGGCAATTCCGCATAATGCGAGAATTTCTGCTTATGCGAAGCTTTTCCCTGTGTCAAGGAACGCAAGGTAGACGCATACTTAAACAGATTTGCCTGAGGGATTTTAGCCTTTAGAACCTGATAGTGTCCTTCGGCATCCATGCCAAGAATCCGGCCACGCTTGGCAGTTAAATCACCCATGACATCACCCATGTAATCTTCAGGAACACGAACTTCAACATCGAAGATGGGTTCTAACAGGGTTGGTTTTGCCTGTTTACAGGCATCACGGAAAGCCCCTTTACCAGCAATCTGAAAAGCGATATCTTTGGAATCCACTGGATGCATTTTGCCATCATAGAAAGTTGCTTTCACATCTACGATGGGGAAACCAGCGATAAAGCCTTCCTGTGAAGCAGCCGTGATTCCCTTTTCTACAGATGGTACAAAAACACGATCAACATTCTGACCAACCAGCGTCTCTTCAAAAACAATTCCCTCGCCTCGTGGCAATGGACCAACTCTGAGCATCACCTCAGCAAATTGGCCAGCGCCACCAGATTGTTTCTTATGGCGGTAG is a window from the Candidatus Neomarinimicrobiota bacterium genome containing:
- a CDS encoding HIT domain-containing protein produces the protein MPKLWAPWRMEYIRAIKQEGCIFCDKPAVANDRENLLLYRGKTCCILMNLYPYNNGHIMIAPYEHTHLMESLPASTLTEIMQLAQESMKILREEFRAEGFNLGLNEGTIAGAGIAEHIHFHIVPRWAGDTNFMPVTGHAKVLVQGLKESWDVLKPHFEKISL